In Candidatus Delongbacteria bacterium, the DNA window CGCCCGGCGCTCAATATCGAAAAGTGCGTCCAGCGTGAACACTGTTCAAACCGGCGGGCAGAGGGCGCCGGAACCCCGCCCGGGCTGAACGCCCCTCAGGATCGGTCCTCGCACTGCCGATACTGGATCTCGTCGAAAGTCCACAAACCTTTGCATTCCAGTCGAAACTCACCGGAGGAATTCACATGAAGCTCGCTCAGTTGCTGGCTCTCGGCCTGGTGGCGGGACTGACCCTGGCCGGCGGAGCCGCCGCGCGGGAGATTCGCATCGGCGCCGGCGCCGCCCCCACGGAGAACGTCCTGAAGCCCGTCAAGGCGGCCTTCGAGAAGGCCACGGGCCACACGCTGACCATCCTGGCCACGGGGCCCAAGAACGCGCTGGCGGACCTCGACAAGGGGCTGGTGGAGGCCGCGGCGGCCGGCCTGTCCCTGGAGGACTGGCTGGCGCTGATGAAGAAGGAGAACGTCGAGGTGGCGGACCCCGCCGGTCTGAAGGCCGTGGTCATCGGCCAGGACAAGATCCGCGTGCTGGTGCACAAGGACAATCCGGTCAAGACCCTCAGCCGCGAGCAGCTCAAAGGCCTGTTCACGGGCAGCCTGGACAACTGGCAGGCGGTGGGCGGGGCGGACGCGCCGGTGATCGTGGTCTGGGGTTCGCTGATCCCGGGCACCAACAGCCTGTTCCAGAAGAACATGCTCGAAGGCGCCGCCCCGGGCGGGAACCTGCTGGAGGCCACCACGGCCGAGGACGTGCGCCAGATCGTCGCCTCCAACCCCGAGGCCATCGGCATCGGTCCGCTGGCGATCCTCGATGCCAGCGTGGCCTCCCCCGACACGCCCGAAGTGGCGCGCCCGATCACGCTGCTCAGCCGCGGCAATCCGTCGCCCGAGTTGCAGCAGCTGCTGGACTTCATCGCCAAGGAAGGCCCGGCCCTGATCCGCCAATAGCGTGTCCGCTGATCCCGGGGGGGAATCCATGACCATCAAGCGCAAGCTGACCCTGAATATCGCCATCGTGCTGGGCACCATCTGCTGCGTGGCGGCGGCCGGCGTGACCGGCATGAGCCAGGTGCGCAGCCGCCTCTTCGATTTGACGGAACGCAGCACGCCCTTCCAGCTGCGCACCACCGAGTCCCAGCGGGCCACCCAGCTGGCCATCGGCGAACTGGACCGGCTGGGCCGCGCGCGCACGCGCCACGAGTACCGGCAGGCCGGGCAGGCGGCCCGCCAGGCGCTGCAGGAGGCGGACTCCGCCGCCCAGGCGCTGGCCGCGCTGACGGGCGGCGCCGGGGACGAAGGCTCCGCCGAGCTGGGCGGGCTGGCGCGCGAGATCCTCCAGGTCACGGATTCCCGCCTGGCCGCCGACAGTGCGGCCGGCGTGGCCAGCCGGCAGATCGCCGCCCAGTTCGCCGAGCTGGACCGCCAGATGGGGGCGCTGGACGCGGGCGTGCGCCAGCTGCAGAAGACCCAGCAGGCCACCTTCGGGGCGGCCTCCGCCGGCGTGGAGCGCAGCACGCGCCAGTTGCGTGCGGTGGACCAGTTGAAAGGCCAGTTGCTGGAGTTGCAGGTGGCCGTGCTGGACCTGCAGGCCGTGCAGGCCAAGTCCGCCGTGACCATCGCCCGGGCCCGGATCAATTCCCAGATCAACAAGATCAACCAGAACGAGGTGCTGGGGAGCGATCGCTCCATCGCCGCGGGCACCGCGGCCTACCTGGACGAGGTAGGTGCGCTGGTCCAGGCCAAGCAGGCCGCCGCCGAGACGGCCGGGGCCGAGGCCGGCACCCAGCAGGCGGAAATCAACACGCGGCTGAAGGAGACCTTCGCCGTGCTCCAGCTGGCCATCGCCGAGGCCGGCCAGACGGCCTCCCAGCGCAGCGGACAGGAGCAGGAACGCCAGACGGCCGTGGTGGGCCAGTCCACGCTGGCCAGCTCCGTCCTGCTCCAGGCCTCGGAACTCGTGGCGCTGGGCCTGACCATCCAGGCGGAGGCCACACGCCTGATCTCAGCGCGCCGCGCGGGCGAGGTGGACAGCCTGGAGACGCGGCTGGCCGCGGCCTTCACCCGCGGGCAGGCCACATCGCGCGCCCTGGGCGGGCTGCTGGGCAAGCTGGATGCCCGTCCGGAGCGCCGATTGCTGGAGTCCGCCCGCGGCCTGCTGGAGTCCAGCCGCGAGCGGCTGTTCGCCGCCGAGGGCGTGATCGCGCTGATCCGGCGCCAGCTCAGCATGGGCGAACAGGCCGCCCAGGCCTCCGAGCGGCTGCGCCAGCTGGTGGCGCGCCAGGCCGCCCAGGGCCGGGAGACGCTGAGCAGCGCGCGCGGCGAGCAGGAGAAGGCCATCGGGACGGTGAACCGGATGGTGCGCCTGAGCCTGATCCTGATCCTCAGCATCAGCGCCGGTGCGCTGCTCTTCGGCGTGCTCTTCGGCACCTGGGTCTACCGCTCCATCGCCCGCACCCTGGGCCAGGTGGAAGCGACCATCGGCGAGGTGGAGCGCAGCTCCGATTTGTCCATCCGCGTGCCGGTGGAGGGCGCCGACGAGGTGGGCCGGATGGCCACGGCCTTCAACGCGCTGCTGGAAAACCAGCAGCAGGCGCTGGGGGCCGTGAACCGCGTGATGGCCGCGCTGGCCGAAGGTGAATTCGGGCAGCGGGTCACGACCGAGCTGCGGGGCGACCTGGCCCGGCTCACCGCGGCCGTGAACGCCAGCGCGGGCCGGATCCAGCTGCTGCTGGGCGACGCCGTCGAGGTGGTGGGCGCGCTGGCGCACGGCGATCTGAGCCGGCGCGTGACCGTGGAGGGCCGCGGCGAGCTGGCCCTGCTCAAGGACCACCTCAACGCCTCGCTGGAGGCCCTGGGCCAGACCCTGACCCGCCTGCACGCCAACGCCGGGCACGTGGCGCTGGCCTCGCGCGAGACCTCCACGGCGGTGGGCCAGATCAGCTCCGACGTGCAGGTGCAGACGCGCCACATCGGCGAAGTGAGCGCGGCCGTGCGCCGGGCGGCGGACAGCGCGGGCCACATCGCCCAGCACACCACCGACGCCAGCGCCACCTCGCGCCGGGCCGTGGAGCGCGTCCACGCCGGCAAGGAGCGGATGGCCCGGCTGGTGGAGGTGGTCCAGCACATGGCGGAGAACTCGGTCCAGATCAGCGGAATCTCGGAGGCCATCGGCAAGATCGCCGCCCAGACGCGGTTGCTGGCCCTCAACGCGACCATCGAGGCGGCCCGGGCCGGGGAGGCGGGATTGGGCTTCGCCGTGGTGGCCGACGAGGTGGGAATCCTGGCGGGCACCAGCTCCACCAGTTCGGGGGAGATCGCCCGGCTGGTCCAGGAGGCCGCCGCGGAGGCCGGGCAGGCGGTGGAGGCCGTGCACGAGGTCAGCCGCATGCTGGACGAGATCCAGGCCGGCTCCGAGGAGGCGGACGCCATGCTGGGCCGGGTCTCCCAGGCCCTGGCGGACCAGCGCCAGGCCATCGACGGGATCGAGCACAGCGTCCTGAGCCTGAGCTCCATCGCCGAGAACAACGCCGGCTCCGCCGAGGAGATCGCCGTCACCATGGCCGAGCTGGCCACCCTGGCCGAGGCCACGCGCACGGAGGTCGAGCAGTTCCGCCTGGCCTAGAGGCCGTCCATCAGCGCGGGTGGGCGGCGGCAGGCCGCTGGTCCAGCTCCAGGCCCTGGCGCTGCATCAGGGCCGAGGCCACGAAGAGCAGGCCGGCGGCGATCCAGAAGGCCGCCGTCCAGCCCAGGGTCTGCATGATCAACAAGCCCAGCAGCGGTCCCAGCAGTCCGCGGAAGCCCGTCAGGGTGACGTGGATGCCCTGGTAGAGCGCGCCGTCCTCATCCCCCGCGAACACCAGGCTGGACATGGACCAGGCCACGGCCACGCCGCTCATGGCCATCCCCTGGAAGAGGAAGGCCAGGTAGAAGGGGTAGAGGCGGATCCCCTCGGGCAGCCAGATGCAGCTGCTGAGAAACAGGGGGAAGAAGGCCAGCAGCAGGAAGACCCGGGCGCAGAACTTGGCCGGGTTGTAGCGGTCGTGCAGAAAGCCCATCACCGGCAGGGTGAGCGCGCCGCCCAGCCGCAGCAGGGCCAGCTGGCCCACGCTGATCTGCGTGTAGCTCAGGCCCAACCCCTCCACCAGGTAGCTGGGCTGCACGGTGGAGATGATGAAGAAGGCCAGCCCGTAGATCATGAACTGGCCCTCCCAGCGGGCGAAATCCCGGTTGCGGTCCAGCACGTCGCGCATGCGCTGGATGGGCTGGGCCAGCTGGTGCCAGGTGGGGATGCGGCCCATCCACTCCGGGCTGGAGAGCGCCGGCCGCTGGTAGGCCGCCGTGGGGT includes these proteins:
- a CDS encoding substrate-binding domain-containing protein — its product is MKLAQLLALGLVAGLTLAGGAAAREIRIGAGAAPTENVLKPVKAAFEKATGHTLTILATGPKNALADLDKGLVEAAAAGLSLEDWLALMKKENVEVADPAGLKAVVIGQDKIRVLVHKDNPVKTLSREQLKGLFTGSLDNWQAVGGADAPVIVVWGSLIPGTNSLFQKNMLEGAAPGGNLLEATTAEDVRQIVASNPEAIGIGPLAILDASVASPDTPEVARPITLLSRGNPSPELQQLLDFIAKEGPALIRQ
- a CDS encoding MFS transporter — translated: MSDSHLNSLARRTLRLQWLAIGFESLLQTGMQFGSTIAKKSLAATDWQITLLMMTAPLCFLLSVYWAELIRLVPRWRRLFLLAAAFGVLPLALMAVYGSMPVFLALLLLYELGNSLTIPLRNRVMQANYPANRRSRIYSRLAAASAGLILLASWPVGRFLDAAPENWRWLFLAAAGFGVVDRLIWHRIPTNPTAAYQRPALSSPEWMGRIPTWHQLAQPIQRMRDVLDRNRDFARWEGQFMIYGLAFFIISTVQPSYLVEGLGLSYTQISVGQLALLRLGGALTLPVMGFLHDRYNPAKFCARVFLLLAFFPLFLSSCIWLPEGIRLYPFYLAFLFQGMAMSGVAVAWSMSSLVFAGDEDGALYQGIHVTLTGFRGLLGPLLGLLIMQTLGWTAAFWIAAGLLFVASALMQRQGLELDQRPAAAHPR
- a CDS encoding methyl-accepting chemotaxis protein — encoded protein: MTIKRKLTLNIAIVLGTICCVAAAGVTGMSQVRSRLFDLTERSTPFQLRTTESQRATQLAIGELDRLGRARTRHEYRQAGQAARQALQEADSAAQALAALTGGAGDEGSAELGGLAREILQVTDSRLAADSAAGVASRQIAAQFAELDRQMGALDAGVRQLQKTQQATFGAASAGVERSTRQLRAVDQLKGQLLELQVAVLDLQAVQAKSAVTIARARINSQINKINQNEVLGSDRSIAAGTAAYLDEVGALVQAKQAAAETAGAEAGTQQAEINTRLKETFAVLQLAIAEAGQTASQRSGQEQERQTAVVGQSTLASSVLLQASELVALGLTIQAEATRLISARRAGEVDSLETRLAAAFTRGQATSRALGGLLGKLDARPERRLLESARGLLESSRERLFAAEGVIALIRRQLSMGEQAAQASERLRQLVARQAAQGRETLSSARGEQEKAIGTVNRMVRLSLILILSISAGALLFGVLFGTWVYRSIARTLGQVEATIGEVERSSDLSIRVPVEGADEVGRMATAFNALLENQQQALGAVNRVMAALAEGEFGQRVTTELRGDLARLTAAVNASAGRIQLLLGDAVEVVGALAHGDLSRRVTVEGRGELALLKDHLNASLEALGQTLTRLHANAGHVALASRETSTAVGQISSDVQVQTRHIGEVSAAVRRAADSAGHIAQHTTDASATSRRAVERVHAGKERMARLVEVVQHMAENSVQISGISEAIGKIAAQTRLLALNATIEAARAGEAGLGFAVVADEVGILAGTSSTSSGEIARLVQEAAAEAGQAVEAVHEVSRMLDEIQAGSEEADAMLGRVSQALADQRQAIDGIEHSVLSLSSIAENNAGSAEEIAVTMAELATLAEATRTEVEQFRLA